Within Longimicrobium sp., the genomic segment TCAGTGTCCGTCGCGGCCTACGTTGCCGCAAGATCCCCCTTCGACCGACCGAGGTCCGTGCCCCTGTCCCTCGCCCTGGCCGCCGTGCTGCTGGGCGCCTGCTCGTCCCCGCGCGAGTCGGCCGCCGAAGACCGCGGCGCCGAGCGGCGCGCCGAGGCCCGCGCGCCGCGCAGCAACGTCCCCGACCTCCCCCCCGCGCTCGATCCCGTCGACGAGCGCTGGGTGGACAGCGTGCTCGCCTCGCTCAGCCTGCGCGAGAAGGTGGGGCAGATGGTGCTCGCCTGGAGCTCGGGGCAGGGCCCGGCCGCCAACCCCGACGAGATGGCGCGCCTCCTCCGCAGCGTCGAGACCGACGACGTGGGCGGGATCATCATCTCCATCGGCTCGCCGCAGGCGTACGCGGCCAAGCTGAACGCGCTGCAGCGGCGCGCCAAGGTGCCGCTGCTGGTGATCACCGACATGGAGAGCGGGCCGGGGATGCGCCTCTCCCCCGGCGGCACCCACTTCCCCCCGGTGATGGCGGTGACGGCGACCGGCTCCGACTCGCTCGCCTTCGAGGTGGGCCGGGCGATCGGGCGCACGGGGCGCGCGGTGGGGCTGCACCTGACGCTCTCGCCGGTGCTGGACGTCAACTCCAACCCGTCCAACCCGATCATCAACACCCGCTCCTTCGGCGAGGACCCGCACGCGGTGGCGCGCTTCGCGGCCGCCTACACCCGCGGCGTGCGCGCGGGCGGGCTCCTGGCGGCCGGCAAGCACTTCCCCGGCCACGGCGACACCCACACCGACAGCCACATCGACCTCCCCAGCATCGACGCCGACCGCGCGCGGCTGGACGCGGTGGAGCTGGTGCCCTTCGCGGCCGCCGTGCGCGCGGGGATCGACGGGATGCTGGTGGGCCACATCGCCGTGCCGCGCGTCACCAGCAGCGACCGGCTCGCCTCGCTCTCGCCGCAGATGACGGACGGGCTGCTCCGGCGCGAGCTGGGCTTCCAGGGGCTGGTGTTCACCGACGCCATGAACATGGGCGCGCTCACCCGGCGCTACGGCCAGGGCCAGGCCGCGCTGCTGGCCATCGAGGCCGGCGCCGACATGCTGCTGCAGCCCACCGACATCCCCGGCACCATCGACGCCGTGGTCCGCGCGGTCGAGGCGGGCCGCATCCCCATGGCCCGCATCGACCAGTCGGTCCGCCGCGTCCTGGCCGCCAAGTCGAAGGCGGGCATTCCCCGCCGCGGTCCGGTCGACCCCGCCGCCGCCGCGCAGGCCGCCGACAGCCCCGAGAACCGCGCGCTGGCGGCCGAGGTGGCGCGGCGCTCCATCACCCTGGTGCGCGACCGGCGCGGGCTGGTGCCGCTCGCCGCCGGGGCGCGGCGCATCCTCTCCGTGGTCTACGCCGACCGCGGCTCGCCCGGCGGCGCCTTCGCGCGCGGCCTGGGCGCGGGCGGACGGCGGGTGGAGACGGCGCGCGCCTCCGCCTCCACCACGGCCGCGCGCTACGCCGAGCTCCGCCGCCTGGCCGACTCGGCCGACGTGGTGGTGGTCTCGGCGTATGTGACCCCGCGCGAGTACCAGGGCACCGTCGAGGTCCCCGCCGCCTTCGCGCAGTGGGTGCAGGCGGTCGAGGCCGCCGGGCGCCCGGTGGTCGTGGTCTCCTTCGGCAGCCCGTACCTGCTGCGCTCCTTCCCCGCGGTCGGCGCCTACCTGGTGGCCTGGGGGAGCGCGGGCGTCTCGCAGGAGGCGGCGGCGGACGCGATCCTGGGCCGCGCGGCGATCGGCGGGCGGCTCCCGGTCTCGCTCCCCGGCCACCCGCGCGGGAGCGGCGTCTCGCGCCCCGCCAGTACGGGGAGGTGAGGGTGACGCGCATCCTGCTGGCGGCGGCGCTCGCGCTCGCCGCCTGCACCCCCGCCCGGCCCACGGCGCCCGTCCCCGCGCCGGCACCCGCGCCCGCGCCCGCACCGGAGCCCGCGCCCGTGCCGTGGGTCGAGTACGCGAGCACGCTGGCGCCCGCCCCGCCCGAGGCCGTGGGGATGGACGGGAGCCTCCCGGCGCGGCTGGACTCGCTCGCCCGCGCGGCCGTGGCGGACTCGGCGGCGTCGGCGGTGGCCATCGCGGTCGGCCGGTGGGGGCGGCTGGTGCACCTGCGCGGCTACGGCACGGTGGACTGGGCGCCCGGCTCGCCCGGGGTGACGGACAGCACGATCTTCGACCTGGCGTCGCTCACCAAGGTCGTCGCCACCACGACGGCGGCGATGATGCTGGAGGAGTGGGGGATGCTGGGCCTGGACCAGCGCGTCGCCTACTACCTGCCGGGGCTCGCGGACAGCGCCAAGCAGGCGATCACCGTGCGGCAGATCTTCACCCACAGCGGGGGATTCGAGGCGTTCGCCCCCCTGCACCAGCGGTTCCGCGGGCGCGAGCAGTACCTGCAGCAGATCAGCGCGCGCCCGCTCCGCTACGCGCCGGGGACGCAGACGGTCTACAGCGACTGGGACCTGGTGCTGGCGGGGCTGGTGATCGAGCGGATCACCGGCCAG encodes:
- a CDS encoding glycoside hydrolase family 3 N-terminal domain-containing protein, coding for MPLSLALAAVLLGACSSPRESAAEDRGAERRAEARAPRSNVPDLPPALDPVDERWVDSVLASLSLREKVGQMVLAWSSGQGPAANPDEMARLLRSVETDDVGGIIISIGSPQAYAAKLNALQRRAKVPLLVITDMESGPGMRLSPGGTHFPPVMAVTATGSDSLAFEVGRAIGRTGRAVGLHLTLSPVLDVNSNPSNPIINTRSFGEDPHAVARFAAAYTRGVRAGGLLAAGKHFPGHGDTHTDSHIDLPSIDADRARLDAVELVPFAAAVRAGIDGMLVGHIAVPRVTSSDRLASLSPQMTDGLLRRELGFQGLVFTDAMNMGALTRRYGQGQAALLAIEAGADMLLQPTDIPGTIDAVVRAVEAGRIPMARIDQSVRRVLAAKSKAGIPRRGPVDPAAAAQAADSPENRALAAEVARRSITLVRDRRGLVPLAAGARRILSVVYADRGSPGGAFARGLGAGGRRVETARASASTTAARYAELRRLADSADVVVVSAYVTPREYQGTVEVPAAFAQWVQAVEAAGRPVVVVSFGSPYLLRSFPAVGAYLVAWGSAGVSQEAAADAILGRAAIGGRLPVSLPGHPRGSGVSRPASTGR
- a CDS encoding serine hydrolase; the protein is MTRILLAAALALAACTPARPTAPVPAPAPAPAPAPEPAPVPWVEYASTLAPAPPEAVGMDGSLPARLDSLARAAVADSAASAVAIAVGRWGRLVHLRGYGTVDWAPGSPGVTDSTIFDLASLTKVVATTTAAMMLEEWGMLGLDQRVAYYLPGLADSAKQAITVRQIFTHSGGFEAFAPLHQRFRGREQYLQQISARPLRYAPGTQTVYSDWDLVLAGLVIERITGQPLDEWTQARVFRPLGMRDTGYRPPPSLRPRIAATEVDSARGGKIWGEVHDPNAWALGGVAGHAGLFSSARDLAVFAQMLLNGGEYGGVRIVRPQTLARWTAPQGPRSSRALGWDTPSGQSSAGHYFGPRSFGHTGYTGTSLWVDPERGLFVVLLTNRVNPTSQNQKHVALRRAVADAVQQSIFDAPLIDWEARRQ